One Ktedonobacteraceae bacterium genomic region harbors:
- a CDS encoding serine/threonine-protein kinase, with the protein MQEVQSTLPIGTVVRDRYIVEDLLGKGGFGAVYLVRDQRVHHNLFALKEVVDPNKRERARFVFEAEVLKRLDHPALPRVYYVFEDPKKDRAYMLMDYVEGPNLEMLRQKQPNKRFPVQQVLSIMGPIMQAVDYLHQQHPPIIHRDIKPANIIVPTSGIGSVLVDFGIAKEYDPESTTTAIRHASPGYGAPEQYGIGTNTRTDIYGLGATIYALLTGAVPVDAFFRATQQGSKGTDPLEPIHQYVPTIPRHIEQAVYRAMAIDGNARFASAGAFWEALNAEPLVEPLPEPVVIAKPVAQSAPAQGERNRPQVEQATTVSLQKSPRRRRNRIGALLLLVLALSIVGVALALLLPSLVGHHGQVSGITPTPHVQHKSTPTPVATHASTPSPTATATTQPSPSPSPTPSPTPIPAPGIPNVAGNYNGTIVDDLTRPPTSAPMSLSINQSQGTISGYFSVSPPLIGSNSFTGYVTNKNYIQFLVQGSHGNPPLFFTGTVQQNGSMSGNYCSYVNNQCNYGAGGYGTWNVTPSSPGGSGSSLVPSNTPMDYRLRSPTVA; encoded by the coding sequence GTGCAAGAGGTACAAAGTACGCTCCCAATTGGTACGGTCGTGCGCGACCGTTATATCGTGGAGGACCTGCTCGGCAAAGGGGGATTCGGTGCCGTTTACCTGGTAAGGGATCAACGGGTCCACCACAATTTGTTTGCCCTGAAAGAAGTCGTCGACCCCAATAAACGCGAACGGGCGCGCTTCGTCTTTGAGGCCGAGGTTCTGAAGCGGCTGGATCATCCTGCGCTTCCGCGTGTCTACTATGTCTTCGAAGACCCCAAAAAAGATCGCGCCTACATGTTGATGGATTACGTCGAGGGGCCAAATCTGGAAATGTTGCGCCAGAAGCAGCCCAACAAACGTTTCCCGGTGCAGCAAGTACTCAGTATTATGGGTCCTATCATGCAGGCTGTCGACTACCTGCATCAACAGCACCCACCGATCATACACCGCGATATCAAGCCCGCTAATATCATTGTGCCCACTTCTGGGATTGGAAGCGTTCTGGTCGATTTCGGCATTGCCAAAGAATACGATCCGGAATCCACCACAACAGCCATACGTCACGCGTCTCCTGGCTACGGCGCTCCTGAACAATACGGGATCGGTACGAATACACGCACAGATATCTATGGGCTGGGAGCTACTATTTACGCGCTGCTGACAGGAGCTGTACCGGTGGACGCTTTCTTCCGTGCGACTCAGCAGGGCAGTAAGGGAACTGACCCATTGGAGCCAATTCACCAGTACGTGCCGACTATTCCACGCCATATTGAGCAGGCGGTTTACCGGGCGATGGCTATCGACGGCAACGCGCGTTTCGCAAGCGCCGGAGCATTCTGGGAAGCGTTGAATGCCGAACCACTTGTCGAGCCTCTGCCTGAGCCTGTCGTCATTGCTAAACCAGTAGCCCAATCCGCTCCAGCGCAGGGAGAACGCAACAGACCGCAGGTTGAGCAGGCTACGACAGTCTCATTGCAAAAATCGCCGCGACGACGACGCAATCGCATTGGCGCGTTGCTGCTTCTGGTCCTCGCATTGTCGATTGTGGGTGTCGCCCTGGCCCTACTGTTGCCATCTCTGGTGGGTCATCATGGACAGGTATCCGGCATAACCCCGACGCCGCACGTTCAGCACAAGTCTACGCCAACACCGGTAGCTACTCATGCATCGACTCCTTCACCTACAGCCACCGCCACAACTCAGCCAAGTCCCAGTCCTTCGCCAACCCCATCGCCTACTCCGATTCCCGCGCCGGGCATTCCAAATGTGGCGGGAAACTATAACGGCACGATTGTCGATGACCTTACGCGTCCCCCTACGAGCGCGCCTATGTCGCTTTCGATAAACCAGAGCCAGGGGACTATCAGCGGCTACTTCAGCGTATCGCCGCCGCTCATCGGCAGCAATTCCTTTACAGGATACGTGACAAACAAAAATTATATTCAGTTCCTGGTACAGGGTTCGCATGGCAATCCACCTCTCTTCTTCACGGGCACCGTGCAACAGAATGGCTCTATGTCGGGCAACTATTGCAGCTATGTGAATAATCAATGCAACTACGGCGCAGGAGGCTATGGCACATGGAATGTAACTCCATCATCACCCGGTGGTTCTGGATCGAGCCTGGTTCCATCGAATACACCCATGGATTACCGGCTCAGGTCACCTACCGTCGCTTAA
- the obgE gene encoding GTPase ObgE, producing MFYDHTKIYVKAGDGGNGSIHFRREKFVPYGGPDGGDGGRGGSIYFEADPNLNTLIDYRYHQHFKAPAGGAGARQKMHGAKGEDIVLKVPPGTIIRDASTGELIADLVEDGQRVMVARGGRGGLGNVHFATATHQAPREAQRGEPGEERWLLLELRLIADVGLVGYPNAGKSTLLSVVSAAEPKIADYPFTTLTPNLGVVVIGQPGSGDDASFVLADIPGLIEGAAQGVGLGHEFLRHVQRTRLLIHMLDGASFERDPWQDFEAINRELREYDEHLATRPQIIALNKMDLPDAQKRWPALKAKAQAAGYPVFAISAVTHQGVDELMQFAARRLQEIRQEEAERAAEQSITGMEETVLRPQPQDAFTITKEQGVYVVRGKRVERTVNMTNQESEESMDRLQVTLAKMGVTKALEDAGVKVGDRVRFGKVELYWGE from the coding sequence ATGTTTTACGATCATACAAAAATTTACGTGAAGGCAGGGGATGGGGGAAACGGCTCTATACACTTCCGCCGCGAGAAGTTCGTGCCCTATGGTGGCCCGGATGGAGGCGATGGTGGAAGGGGAGGTAGCATCTATTTTGAGGCAGACCCCAATCTGAATACGCTGATTGATTATCGCTATCACCAGCATTTCAAGGCGCCAGCTGGAGGGGCGGGCGCCAGACAGAAGATGCACGGCGCGAAAGGGGAAGATATTGTACTCAAAGTACCACCGGGCACCATTATTCGCGATGCCAGTACAGGTGAATTGATCGCAGACCTGGTAGAGGATGGCCAGCGCGTGATGGTTGCACGCGGCGGACGCGGCGGATTGGGTAACGTACATTTTGCGACGGCAACACACCAGGCGCCGCGAGAGGCACAGCGTGGAGAGCCGGGCGAAGAACGCTGGCTGCTGCTCGAACTACGTTTGATTGCGGACGTTGGGCTGGTTGGTTACCCCAATGCCGGTAAATCGACACTGCTTTCTGTCGTCTCGGCAGCAGAGCCGAAGATCGCCGATTACCCTTTCACGACACTGACACCAAACCTGGGAGTGGTGGTGATAGGTCAACCTGGCAGCGGAGATGATGCCAGCTTTGTGCTGGCCGATATTCCCGGGCTGATCGAGGGAGCCGCACAAGGGGTTGGTCTTGGTCACGAATTTTTGCGCCACGTGCAGAGAACGCGCCTGCTCATCCATATGCTTGATGGGGCGTCATTCGAACGCGACCCCTGGCAGGATTTTGAGGCGATCAACCGCGAATTGCGAGAATACGATGAACACCTGGCAACGCGCCCGCAGATTATCGCGTTGAACAAAATGGATTTGCCGGATGCGCAGAAGCGCTGGCCCGCATTGAAAGCCAAAGCCCAGGCGGCAGGCTATCCCGTGTTTGCCATCTCCGCCGTTACTCATCAAGGCGTCGATGAACTCATGCAGTTCGCCGCGCGCAGGTTGCAGGAAATACGACAGGAAGAGGCGGAACGGGCCGCGGAACAATCCATTACCGGTATGGAGGAAACCGTCTTACGTCCACAACCGCAGGATGCCTTTACGATCACGAAAGAACAGGGCGTCTACGTTGTGCGAGGCAAACGTGTCGAGCGGACAGTGAATATGACGAACCAGGAGAGCGAAGAAAGCATGGACCGTTTGCAGGTGACTCTCGCTAAGATGGGAGTCACGAAGGCGCTGGAAGATGCAGGCGTCAAGGTTGGAGATCGGGTTCGTTTTGGCAAAGTGGAGCTATATTGGGGCGAGTAG